The following proteins are co-located in the Salinigranum halophilum genome:
- a CDS encoding DUF4440 domain-containing protein, whose protein sequence is MTDTPLAEQCATEVDDLHAFFELWFVGELPQRREELARFADVLAEDFRMIQPSGLTRTREGITTDVFDAHGARSDVTIETSPFEPRHVGRETCLGTYEEWQSTGDDRTGRLATVLFRRAPETPNGVEWVHLHETWLED, encoded by the coding sequence ATGACCGACACCCCGCTCGCCGAACAGTGTGCGACGGAGGTCGACGACCTCCACGCCTTCTTCGAACTCTGGTTCGTCGGCGAACTCCCGCAGCGACGAGAGGAACTGGCGCGCTTCGCGGACGTCCTCGCGGAAGACTTCCGGATGATTCAACCCTCGGGGCTGACGCGGACGCGCGAGGGGATCACGACGGACGTCTTCGACGCCCACGGCGCTCGGTCGGACGTCACCATCGAGACCTCCCCCTTCGAGCCACGGCACGTCGGGCGGGAGACGTGTCTCGGGACGTACGAGGAGTGGCAGTCGACGGGGGACGACCGGACGGGGCGTCTCGCGACGGTGCTGTTCCGTCGCGCACCCGAGACCCCGAACGGCGTCGAGTGGGTTCACCTCCACGAGACCTGGCTCGAGGACTAG